The Micropterus dolomieu isolate WLL.071019.BEF.003 ecotype Adirondacks linkage group LG11, ASM2129224v1, whole genome shotgun sequence genomic interval CACTAAATCAGTTTTGCAAAGGCCTGTGATGCTTCACTAACTCACACAGAATTAGCAATGCTCTTATATAACTGGTATATATAACTAccctcattttttttcttttttacttttttataagACGGCccataattatttgtttaaactgaTGTTGCTTCCTTCCCAATTTGAAAGAAAATCACGTTATCGTTATCCTGTgctgtttttttactttgagtCTGGTTCCAGACCTCTAAATCACTGACGTGACCTCACTCCAAATATTTACAGTGATTCAAAtatgaaagtgaaaataaaattaaaacgaAAAAGGAAATCAGTCTGATTGTCAGGATAGGTTTGCTATTGATTACAgattaactttgtttgtcttgtgtcttataaaaccttttttttttaaaacttcactCTTGTAATACAGTCATTTAATCTGATGTCTGACAAATTTGTTAGTGtaaaatagtgtgtgtgtgagtgtgtgtgtgtgtgtgtgtgtgtgtgtgtgtatttatgcaaactgtcaaaacagagtaaaatgataaattgattaccaccccttcctccctctctctttttatctGTCCTGCTCCCAAAACAGGAGTGACCAAAATCGCACAGGTCACCTGACCTTTAACAGCCTGTGTCTTTCCAATGGAGGTACTGTGCAGTTTATTATATTTGGCCATGTAGCAGCTTTTCTGCACCAACAGCAGGGATTTTACGTTCTGTAAAAgtagaaaaagaataaatcttCCTCAACAAGAGCTCCATGTAAACAAGATTtgcattaaaatgttatgttcTGTGTTGCAAAGCAGCTCACTGTGCTTtagtacaaaaaacaacacgTTTGCTCTTCGTTTTAATCATTCAAGTAATTTTATTAAGCAAAAATCCCTAACATGTTCTCCATCTAATCTCTGCATAATGAGTATTTTAGGTCTTTGATGTAACTGTAAATTGAACATTTTCATGGGCCGCTTGTCGGACAAatcaagcaatttgaagacttCAGCTTGTGTTCTATGAATAATTACTTGCAGCTTTAAACCATTAGCATTACAGCTTTACCCAAATCTGATTGCTGTGTTGTGAAAGTCGCAGTCACTGCTGACACTTTTATTTCCAACAGGAATATTCCCAGAAACACATTACCCACGGCTGCTGCAGACAGTGAGTCACCCTTGTTTTCTTCATCCCACGCTTCAGCTCATGTGGCGTTATGTAACATACGCCATaagatacaaaaaaaccccaaaaagcTGATGAGATTGAAGCAATCCACTTGAGTCAGATGAGCTGAATTTTGGGGAGCCTTTTGGCTGTCAAAGTACTCCCtgagacatttttgttttgtctcccaAAGCTTCTGAAGGACTTCACTTTTCTGGCTCCAGTTCTGACACGTCTCACCAACTACATGATCTTCCAAAAGGGGTAAGAGAATCAGAGTTTTTTTTGAAATTGTGAGACTGAAATATATGTTTTGCACCAGTATGTAAATGCATTAATATAATTTCCATGCttgatattgttgttttgttgacgGTTAGGATTGGAGACGTGTTTGGTCCATACACGCAGCCCACAGATGCTGAGTTCTGGGACATGTGGACGGGTTTACGCTACAACGACGGCAACTTAGTTTtggacaggtgtgtgtttgctttgtttttaattatcttTGCTGCTATCCATCTCTGTTCAATCATTTCTAATGTTgtcttctccctccctcccagcaCTCTGCAGTACATCAACCAGAGATTAAAGCACAGAGAGCGATGGGTGGGCGCGCTCACTTCCACCTTTGTCCCACGTGAGTCCACAGTTGCATCAGTGTACATACAATGTGATATGCGTGATGATAAATCAGAGGGTGGAAGCTCTTTTGTGTGGGCCAAACACTTCCTTAGGGTGTAACCCAGCAGCCTCGGCCAGAGAGCCGCTGATGCTAAGCTTCTTAGCCTGCGAGGAGAAGCCTTGTTGTCCATCTGTGATCCCGAGCTCAGGAGGGGGATGTGGGGGTAGGGATGTGTGTGCGCTACTGACACAGACCTCATGTCATATGCAGCTAAAAGGCTTTAGCGAGGGTTCCAGAGCTGGTTCTTCTGAATCCTCCTATCAGTGAGCAATTCTGAAAAATTTAAGGGTCAGGTggttaataaaataatgtggCATCCTGCTAGATATAAAAATTATATCTGCACCAGAAACTGGTAAGTCCAtcactttggttcagactgaaatgtctCCACAGCAGTTGGATGGACtgctgtgaaattacatatgTTCATGTTCCAAGAAGATGAATTCTAATGAGTTGGTGATCTCTTCTCTAACACAATCATCAagtcaaatgttttgatttttccAATACGACCAAAGACCTCAGCATCAGCTGTACTTCCCGTATAATGCTtcttagcaaatgttagcatgctaaactaagattgtTAACAGGGTAAACATTATatctgctcaacatcagcatgctagAATTGacattgttagcatgctgatgttcacCGCTAGAGCGTGCGCTCTATGTCCTATCCTTTCATGAATAAAGACACCCCCCCACCTCTCtgattaatatttttacattagcaATGGGTGAAATGACTACCTGTATGTAAGAGGGATCACTTGtggtgacaaacccacagataatttatcacccgACTGTGCAATTCCTGTTAGCTTTAAAGATCCTTATGCCATCTTTTAGCTcgctgttttggttttctggtttgcaacttttattattttagctcATAACGTAGTTTCCAGACCGACAGCGGTTTctagcaacaacaaaaaacaactgtacactacctgcccagaaCCGAAAAAtggacaaagttagcgactagctggtgaacatagctAAGCATTttgcagctaaagagacagatggggttggtggaaaccaaaacaTGGAACTGCCATGATACAAGGCGACCTGAGACAGTTTGAGCTCGATTTTTCTGCTATGAGACTGAGAGCTGAGAAGGAGGAGGTCCTCGCAAGCATTACTCCAACCCTGGGAGTCAAACCGTCCTGTTCTGGCcctgctccagacagacagcctgCAGAAGCTGACACTGATCCTCCCCTACTACAGAACTCTGAGGCCCTGGACATCATGAGAGAACACTTATCCCAGATGGAAATAGAACTGGTACagatcagagagcagctggacCAACAGCAGCCTACTTCTCCTACTGTCAGTGACTTCCAGGCCAAGAAAGAACAGTACAGTGTCAACTCACAGCTGAGAGAGTTTCAACAAGAACTAGCTCGACAGGGAAGAGAGCTGGATCATCTcagtgaggaggtgaaggaacTTAGGAAGGACTGAGACAACTGCAGAATTGAGTTGGCTATACTGAGAGAAGAGCTACAGGACAGGGACAGGCTCAGTCTACAAGCCAGACTGAACTCTACACAACCCCCTGTGCCCATCTCTCAGATCCAGACCACATCCAGCCAAACTCCCACTACACATGCTGAAGGACAACACAGCCACAGCTCCACATCCAGACCTGACAGCTGAGTCTGaacaaacacatacaagcaGAAGGGCTGACATTATCCTCCTCATGGACTCTAATGGAAAGTTTCCTGGATGAAAAGACCTTATCCCCAAGGCACAGAACGGAGAAGATCTGGTGCCCCAATACCAGGAGAGCCGTGGAGCTGTTAACAGTGCCTGAACTAGGTTCACCTAGCCACATCATCATTCATACAGGCACCAACGACTTAAGGTCCTCAACAGGATAGACTGGCGGACTCCTGGGTAGAGTTATTTAGCTAGCCTCCACCAATTTCCCTACCAGCAAGATAGTCATATCTACGCtgctgcagaggagagacacCATTCAGAGTGAATATCAGCCTCTCCAGGGACTGTGCCCACCACCCAACCCTCCACCTGGACTGCCTGTATGATAACATACACCTGCACATGCAGAAATGCAGTCCTCACCCTTGCTAGGACCCTGAAGGATGTTGCTCCTAGAAGGAGCCTCACAACCCACAACGCAGACCCCACGCAGACCATCCAGACCTCCACCATGCATCCACCCCCGGCTGTCAGAGGACAGCCAGGTCACCAAATCCACCGTGTCACCAACATCACAATCCACAGCCCACTTCACagccaacacaacactggcCTCTGATACACAGCCAGAGAGCCCCCCAACCTGGAGGTCCTataccccccccctccccctcccaaCGGCAGAACCAAGACTACAGGAGCAGCAGCCTCTTGGGCTGAACTATGCTGCAGTGGTGAGAAGAGCCATAGCCCCGCCCCCCTCTGGTGAACTCAGACATGTTACACACGCTAAACCTGCTCTGCACTCGCCTCCATGGTGGAAGAGCAGAGACCTCTTAAAGACATCATAATAATTCATAGTTTAGCATGTTGGATATCATTTTAAACGAATAGTAATATAAGGACAATTCTTAATAGCATTTCACACATGAAACGCTCTAAAATGTCACtcaaagtttaattttattaatttacctaaaatactgttttcctctttttacactttttttttcttttttcatttgttactagtattatttttttaatatctattattatttgttttttaaggtgtttgtctaatttttgaacGGATTACACTTGGAGATGAAATCGtttacaataacatgttggaacattcaaggtctgagatcagcttttggtttaaagagcagaaattCAGATAAAAGACTCTGACATagttttacaggagacatggtgcagagaagatgtttccactggTCGTCCTCACGGCTAGACTGAGATTATtataccatcaacaaaaaatcccacaataacccaaggcagagattcaggaggcatgattatatggtaaatcagaactgagccagtccatcagttattaaaaaaagaagaatcttaTAGAttgttgaaaattaacaaacagatcatttgtgctgagcaacatgtctacatgtgtgtcatctatatacctccatcagaatcccctactacaacccagatattttctctatttttgaGGAGAAAGttaaccattataaaaccatgGGCAATGTATTAATCTGTGGGGACTTGAATGCTCGAAAAGGGGAAAGCGCTGACACTATGAACACCCAGGAAGACAAACGCGTACCTGGAAGCACCTACTTCCCCCTCCCTGAATGTCCTGCTAGAAAGAGCTTTGACAAGCTTACTTATACAAGCGGTATGTAGCTTTTACAGCTCTGCCGTACACTGGGTCTGTACATAGTCAACGgcaggctacgaggggactcgcTGGGCCACTACACTTATAGCTCAGCTCTTGGCAGTAGTAcggtagattatttcattacagatctagatccaagagctttcacagtcagccctcTCAAAcccctctcagaccacagcaaaatcactaTCTATCTGAATAGGGTTCAGTCTAAGTCTGGAgcccctagtgcctgtgaacCGTTTAACTTTACATACTGTTACAGATGGACCCCAGAAAGCATGGGGGTGTACCAAAAGGCActtcaaaacatcaaaacatagatgatttaactcatttatttctaactgaaacattcacccagaataattctggtgtaaattctgtttttttaatatttcatcatttggcattattgtctaatttgaaagtCTCCAAACCAAACcctcaacaaatgaacaataacaaatggtttgacactgaatgcaaaaacctaAGGAAAACTTTAGggaaattatcaaatgaaaagcatagggacccagataaccacaacatacgccatcaatatgaggccactctgaaacaatacaagtacaccctaaatactaagaaagaacaacacagcaagaaccagctctgtgaaagtgaggaatccttagagtccaaccagttctgggagaaatggaacaacctaaacaaaacccagcaggatgaattggcgatccaagatggaaatacttggattaatcactttagtgaatgatacagtaatattacaaaaattgatgatcagtacaagatattcacaaaatggaaaactctggaggtggtgataaaaaaaaaaacaaacaaccaaaaccctctaga includes:
- the LOC123979399 gene encoding mesoderm-specific transcript homolog protein-like; amino-acid sequence: MIFQKGIGDVFGPYTQPTDAEFWDMWTGLRYNDGNLVLDSTLQYINQRLKHRERWVGALTSTFVPLHMIYGPLDPVNPHPQFIHRYQ